In the Streptomyces sp. f51 genome, one interval contains:
- a CDS encoding M24 family metallopeptidase, which yields MTTAMTGELPLELRGFREVQRLAYACAEAVAAQLKPGVTEREAARMQRVWLRERGVRDWFHLPFAWFGDRTAFAGFRIPLQFFPTERRLEPGMPFILDMAPVHQGFTADIGYSGSLGPNPVQDRLLTDLEAHRELILREVRERRSLREIYEDVDRLMVRQGCANRHRAYPFGVIAHKVDRVRERPWSPRLFGFGVRSLKGLASDALHGHREGWSPLWSPYTFSDHPPRPGLWAVEPHLGFRGTGAKFEELLVVTDSRDPEESAFWLDDDLPHVRRWAEDK from the coding sequence ATGACGACGGCCATGACAGGCGAACTCCCGTTGGAACTGCGCGGGTTCAGAGAGGTACAGCGGCTCGCGTACGCATGCGCGGAGGCGGTCGCGGCGCAGCTGAAGCCCGGTGTCACCGAGCGGGAGGCGGCGCGCATGCAGCGGGTGTGGCTGCGTGAGCGCGGGGTGCGGGACTGGTTCCATCTGCCGTTCGCCTGGTTCGGCGACCGCACGGCCTTCGCCGGTTTCCGGATCCCGTTGCAGTTCTTCCCCACCGAGCGCCGGCTGGAGCCGGGGATGCCGTTCATCCTCGACATGGCGCCGGTGCACCAGGGTTTCACGGCGGACATCGGCTATTCGGGCTCGCTCGGGCCGAACCCCGTGCAGGACAGGCTGCTCACCGATCTGGAGGCGCACCGCGAGCTGATCCTGCGCGAGGTGCGCGAGCGCCGGTCCCTGCGCGAGATCTACGAGGACGTGGACCGGCTGATGGTCCGCCAGGGCTGCGCCAACCGGCACCGCGCGTATCCGTTCGGAGTGATCGCGCACAAGGTGGACCGGGTGCGGGAGCGGCCCTGGTCCCCGCGTCTGTTCGGGTTCGGCGTCCGGTCCCTGAAGGGGCTGGCGAGCGACGCGCTGCACGGGCACCGGGAGGGCTGGTCCCCGCTGTGGTCGCCGTACACCTTCTCCGACCACCCGCCCCGGCCGGGGCTGTGGGCGGTCGAACCGCACCTCGGTTTCCGGGGTACGGGCGCGAAGTTCGAGGAGCTCCTGGTGGTCACGGACTCCAGGGACCCCGAAGAGAGCGCGTTCTGGCTCGACGACGATCTGCCGCACGTGCGGCGCTGGGCGGAGGACAAGTGA
- a CDS encoding peptidoglycan DD-metalloendopeptidase family protein: protein MRSSRRHPLLIPALLSVLVVLAARPAAADGDGADLDISTQVARLYEDASVASGQYEAGRQDAEAQRGWAERAERRLVRERREISVLHEDLGRIVRAQYRQGGGLPYTAQILFAKDPDGLMRGQHAVRRADLAVAGAVARSRRAEGRLAVDEAKARSEWRALERRTDDLAAIKRTIEARLDEARSALQSRADASVAAGACRGAVRLDQPPPAFTSAWVAPVETYELSAGFGSGGEHWAHRHTGQDFAVPIGTPVRAAGAGRVVKVSCGGAFGIEVVIEHPGGYYTQYAHLAAVAVDQGQRVSTGEWIGQSGTSGNSTGPHLHFEVRVTPDMGSAIDPVPWLAEHGVVV, encoded by the coding sequence ATGCGCTCCTCTCGCCGCCATCCCCTCCTGATCCCGGCCCTGTTGTCCGTGCTCGTGGTGCTCGCGGCCCGGCCGGCCGCGGCCGACGGCGACGGTGCGGACCTCGACATCAGCACCCAGGTGGCGCGGCTGTACGAGGACGCCTCCGTGGCCTCGGGACAGTACGAGGCCGGGCGGCAGGACGCCGAGGCGCAGCGCGGCTGGGCGGAGCGGGCCGAGCGCCGGCTCGTGCGGGAGCGGCGGGAGATCTCCGTACTGCACGAGGACCTGGGGCGCATTGTGCGCGCCCAGTACCGGCAGGGCGGCGGGCTGCCGTACACGGCGCAGATCCTGTTCGCGAAGGATCCCGACGGGCTGATGCGCGGTCAGCACGCGGTGCGGCGGGCCGATCTGGCCGTCGCGGGCGCCGTCGCGAGGAGCCGGCGTGCCGAGGGACGGCTCGCCGTGGACGAGGCGAAGGCCCGTTCGGAGTGGCGGGCGCTGGAGCGACGGACCGACGATCTCGCCGCGATCAAGCGGACCATCGAGGCCAGACTCGACGAGGCGCGCTCGGCGTTGCAGAGCCGGGCGGACGCCTCCGTGGCGGCCGGTGCCTGCCGAGGGGCGGTCCGTCTCGACCAGCCGCCGCCGGCGTTCACCAGCGCGTGGGTCGCTCCCGTGGAGACGTACGAACTCTCCGCCGGCTTCGGCAGCGGGGGTGAGCACTGGGCGCACCGGCACACCGGGCAGGACTTCGCGGTGCCCATCGGCACTCCGGTGCGGGCGGCCGGAGCGGGCCGGGTGGTGAAGGTGTCCTGTGGCGGCGCCTTCGGCATCGAGGTCGTGATCGAGCACCCCGGCGGCTACTACACGCAGTACGCGCATCTCGCGGCCGTCGCCGTCGACCAGGGGCAGCGGGTCTCGACCGGGGAGTGGATCGGGCAGTCGGGCACCAGCGGCAACTCCACGGGCCCGCATCTGCACTTCGAGGTGCGGGTGACACCGGACATGGGATCGGCGATCGACCCGGTGCCGTGGCTGGCGGAGCACGGGGTCGTCGTCTAG
- a CDS encoding ABC transporter ATP-binding protein, which translates to MIATESLSKRYPRVTALDRLSVDVGPGVTGLVGANGAGKSTLIKILLGLSPATEGRAHVLGLDVATEGAAIRERVGYMPEHDCLPPDVSATEFVVHMARMSGLPPAAARERTADTLRHVGLYEERYRPIGGYSTGMKQRVKLAQALVHDPQLVFLDEPTNGLDPVGRDDMLGLIRRIHTDFGISVLVTSHLLGELERTCDHVVVVDGGKLLRSSSTTDFTKTTTTLAIEVTDSDEHPDGTGAMREALHARGIETHEGGGLPGAGHILLLTTESEDTYDLVRDVVADLGLGLVRMEQRRHHIAEVFTESDAQRKEAVGHGS; encoded by the coding sequence GTGATCGCGACCGAAAGCCTGAGCAAGCGGTACCCCCGGGTGACCGCGCTTGACCGGCTCTCCGTGGACGTCGGGCCCGGTGTGACCGGACTCGTCGGAGCCAATGGAGCCGGCAAGTCCACACTGATCAAGATCCTGCTGGGTCTGTCCCCCGCCACCGAGGGCCGCGCGCACGTGCTCGGCCTCGACGTCGCCACCGAGGGCGCCGCCATCCGCGAGCGGGTCGGGTACATGCCCGAGCACGACTGCCTGCCGCCCGACGTCTCGGCCACCGAGTTCGTCGTCCACATGGCGCGGATGTCCGGGCTGCCGCCGGCCGCCGCCCGCGAGCGCACCGCGGACACCCTGCGCCACGTCGGCCTCTACGAGGAGCGGTACCGCCCCATCGGCGGCTACTCGACGGGCATGAAGCAGCGCGTCAAACTCGCGCAGGCCCTCGTCCACGACCCGCAGCTGGTCTTCCTGGACGAACCGACCAACGGCCTCGACCCCGTCGGCCGCGACGACATGCTCGGACTGATCCGGCGCATCCACACGGACTTCGGCATCTCGGTCCTGGTCACCTCCCACCTCCTGGGCGAACTGGAGCGCACCTGCGACCACGTCGTGGTCGTCGACGGCGGCAAGCTGCTGCGCTCCAGCTCCACCACGGACTTCACCAAGACCACCACCACCCTCGCCATCGAGGTCACCGACAGCGACGAGCACCCGGACGGCACGGGCGCGATGCGCGAGGCGCTCCACGCGCGCGGGATCGAGACCCACGAGGGCGGCGGACTGCCGGGCGCGGGACACATCCTGCTGCTCACCACGGAGAGCGAGGACACCTACGACCTCGTCCGCGACGTGGTCGCCGACCTCGGCCTCGGGCTGGTCCGCATGGAACAGCGCAGACACCACATCGCCGAGGTCTTCACCGAGAGCGACGCCCAGCGGAAGGAGGCGGTCGGCCATGGCAGTTGA
- a CDS encoding LLM class flavin-dependent oxidoreductase has product MSLRLSTVILPYVRWNEGGRSAWQRAEQLGFHTAFTYDHLSWRTFRDGPWFGAVPTLTAAAAITDRLRLGTLVTSPNFRHPVTLAKDLISLDDISNGRITLGIGAGGTGFDATALGQDPWTPRERADRFGEFVPLLDRLLTEDSVSYGGNFYSAHEARNIPGCVQRPRLPFAVAATGPRGLKLAARHGQAWVTTGDPKLFETGTPEQSVQAIRGQVSKLADTCAEIGRDVAELDKILLTGFTPDRGRPLESLDAFVDFAGRHAELGFTDIVIHWPIPDSEFAADAKVFERIAMEAVAQLG; this is encoded by the coding sequence ATGAGTCTGCGTCTGAGCACCGTGATCCTGCCGTACGTCCGCTGGAACGAGGGCGGGCGTTCCGCATGGCAGCGCGCGGAGCAGCTCGGCTTCCACACCGCGTTCACCTACGACCACCTCTCCTGGCGGACCTTCCGCGACGGCCCGTGGTTCGGGGCCGTACCGACCCTGACCGCGGCGGCCGCCATCACCGACCGGCTGCGTCTCGGCACGCTCGTGACCTCGCCCAACTTCCGGCACCCGGTCACCCTCGCCAAGGACCTGATCTCCCTCGACGACATCTCGAACGGCCGGATCACCCTCGGCATCGGGGCGGGCGGCACCGGTTTCGACGCCACCGCGCTCGGCCAGGACCCGTGGACCCCGCGTGAGCGCGCGGACCGCTTCGGTGAGTTCGTCCCCCTGCTCGACCGGCTTCTGACCGAGGACTCCGTCTCCTACGGCGGAAACTTCTACTCGGCGCACGAGGCGCGCAACATCCCGGGCTGTGTCCAGCGCCCCCGGCTGCCCTTCGCCGTGGCCGCCACCGGCCCGCGCGGGCTGAAGCTCGCCGCCCGGCACGGGCAGGCCTGGGTGACGACCGGCGACCCGAAGCTGTTCGAGACGGGCACCCCCGAGCAGTCGGTTCAGGCCATTCGCGGACAGGTCTCCAAGCTCGCCGACACGTGTGCCGAGATCGGCCGGGACGTGGCGGAGCTCGACAAGATCCTGCTCACCGGCTTCACCCCGGACCGGGGCCGCCCCCTGGAGTCCCTCGACGCGTTCGTCGACTTCGCGGGCCGGCACGCCGAACTGGGCTTCACCGACATCGTGATCCACTGGCCGATCCCCGACTCGGAGTTCGCCGCCGACGCCAAGGTCTTCGAGCGGATCGCGATGGAAGCGGTGGCCCAGCTGGGCTGA
- a CDS encoding GAF domain-containing protein, producing the protein MSAVRGSPVPGDEGTGGGAGAAARAVRAPAGLSAASAARVPQLLEAVRTVGSGLELRSKLDRICETAAELTQARYAAIGVVDESGQGLAEFVQYGVDEETARAIGRRPDGRRGLLGALIRDPDPVRLADLTDDPRSCGFPAGHPPMRSFLGVPIRVRGEIFGNLYLTEKRGGGTFDDDDLDMLRVFATEAGTAIGNARLYEAAKQRERWIDGSVAVTTVLLAGGDAEDALQVVAEQARRLSGAAAGLVLLATEEGGLEVVAVASDHPSRLLGVVVPPESELVAELRDGNPVFVTDASADPRMRTDLTHAYGPVMMLPLQSDGRVLGALLTPRSRDGRQFTGTERSVATQFASQAALALMMAETQRDRERLAVYEDRDRIARDLHDLVIQRLFATGMMLESAQRRSNVPEVSRGVGKAVDELDVTIQEIRTAIFALRQGPAETPSELSTRVLREINMAAVPLGFHPGHRFTGPVDTAVGELTGKNLIAALREALSNAFRHAGASRIEVSVDADVLLPDGRPGVRLAVADDGVGIPDGGRRSGLKNLERRAESLGGASWYGPGIGPDGGGTTVVWQVRR; encoded by the coding sequence ATGTCAGCGGTGAGGGGCTCCCCCGTCCCGGGCGACGAAGGCACAGGTGGCGGTGCGGGCGCGGCGGCGCGGGCGGTCCGTGCTCCCGCGGGGCTGTCCGCCGCCTCCGCTGCACGGGTGCCGCAGCTGCTTGAGGCGGTGCGCACGGTCGGGTCGGGGCTTGAGCTGCGCTCCAAGCTCGACCGGATCTGCGAGACGGCGGCCGAACTCACCCAGGCGCGCTACGCGGCCATCGGAGTCGTGGACGAGAGCGGACAGGGTCTCGCGGAATTCGTCCAGTACGGCGTCGACGAGGAGACCGCCCGCGCCATCGGACGGCGGCCCGACGGCCGCAGAGGGCTGCTGGGCGCGCTCATCCGCGACCCCGACCCGGTGCGCCTGGCGGACCTGACCGACGATCCGCGCTCCTGCGGGTTCCCGGCCGGTCATCCGCCGATGCGCAGTTTCCTCGGGGTACCGATCCGGGTGCGGGGGGAGATCTTCGGAAACCTGTATCTCACGGAGAAGCGGGGCGGCGGCACCTTCGACGACGACGATCTCGACATGCTCCGGGTGTTCGCCACGGAGGCAGGGACCGCCATCGGCAACGCCCGTCTGTACGAGGCGGCGAAGCAGCGTGAGCGCTGGATCGACGGCTCGGTGGCCGTCACCACCGTGCTGCTGGCGGGCGGCGACGCCGAGGACGCGTTGCAGGTCGTGGCGGAACAGGCCCGCCGGCTCTCCGGTGCCGCGGCCGGGCTCGTGCTGCTGGCCACGGAGGAGGGCGGTCTGGAGGTCGTCGCGGTGGCCTCGGACCACCCGTCGAGGCTGCTCGGCGTGGTTGTCCCGCCGGAGAGCGAACTGGTCGCCGAACTCCGCGACGGAAACCCGGTGTTCGTGACGGACGCGTCCGCCGACCCACGTATGCGCACCGATCTCACCCACGCCTACGGGCCCGTCATGATGCTCCCCTTGCAGAGCGACGGCCGGGTGCTCGGAGCCCTGCTCACCCCGAGATCCCGCGACGGACGCCAGTTCACCGGGACCGAGCGGAGCGTCGCCACGCAGTTCGCCTCGCAGGCGGCCCTGGCGCTGATGATGGCCGAGACCCAGCGCGACCGGGAACGGCTCGCGGTGTACGAGGACCGCGACCGGATCGCCCGTGACCTGCACGACCTGGTCATCCAGCGGCTGTTCGCCACCGGAATGATGCTGGAGAGCGCACAGCGCCGGTCGAACGTGCCCGAGGTGTCGCGGGGGGTCGGCAAGGCCGTCGACGAACTCGACGTCACCATCCAGGAGATCCGCACCGCGATCTTCGCGCTTCGACAGGGTCCCGCCGAGACGCCGTCCGAGCTGAGCACCCGCGTCCTGCGCGAGATCAACATGGCCGCCGTGCCCCTCGGGTTCCACCCCGGGCACCGCTTCACAGGACCCGTCGACACGGCGGTCGGCGAACTCACCGGCAAGAACCTCATCGCCGCGCTGCGCGAGGCGCTCTCCAACGCCTTCCGGCACGCGGGGGCCTCCCGGATCGAGGTCTCCGTCGATGCCGACGTCCTCCTGCCGGACGGGCGGCCTGGTGTGCGCCTCGCCGTCGCGGACGACGGCGTGGGCATCCCCGACGGCGGCCGGCGCAGCGGTCTGAAGAACCTCGAGCGGCGTGCCGAGTCGCTGGGCGGCGCGAGTTGGTACGGGCCGGGGATCGGTCCTGACGGCGGCGGTACGACGGTGGTGTGGCAGGTACGGCGCTGA
- a CDS encoding MerR family transcriptional regulator — MSDEAGGAAYRIEDLAHRSGATVRTIRAYQDRGLLPRPERRGRANVYADAHLARLRQIADLLDRGYTLASIKELLEAWDAGRGLGGILGLVAEVDGPWTDEEAARISRSELVERFGGRPDDAAVAEAVELGVLEPVPGDEDTFLVPSPQELSVAVELHNAGVSLPAIARHLRELRGQVEHIASRFLEFTTEHVFARYLGERPPSDAQAAEAASLVRRLRPLAQQAVDAELARAMRHFATRHLSRQLTAGPVPMEPGGARPVEVPAGTMQAVERLVGVEHAAEFVTAATERELQTRTLDRLTTNSPLATGVDETP, encoded by the coding sequence ATGAGCGACGAGGCGGGCGGCGCCGCGTACCGCATCGAGGACCTGGCGCACCGCAGCGGCGCCACGGTCCGGACGATCCGCGCCTATCAGGACCGCGGGCTGCTGCCCCGCCCCGAGCGCCGCGGGCGCGCCAACGTGTACGCGGACGCCCATCTGGCGCGGCTGCGGCAGATCGCCGACCTCCTGGACCGCGGCTACACCCTGGCCTCGATCAAGGAACTCCTTGAGGCCTGGGACGCGGGCCGGGGTCTCGGCGGAATACTGGGCCTGGTCGCGGAGGTCGACGGGCCGTGGACCGACGAGGAGGCCGCCCGGATCTCCCGGAGCGAGCTGGTGGAGCGGTTCGGGGGCCGTCCCGACGACGCGGCGGTGGCGGAGGCCGTGGAACTGGGTGTGCTGGAGCCCGTTCCGGGAGACGAGGACACATTCCTCGTCCCGAGCCCCCAAGAACTTTCCGTGGCGGTCGAGTTGCACAACGCCGGTGTCTCCCTGCCCGCGATCGCCCGCCACCTGCGGGAGTTGAGGGGGCAGGTCGAGCACATCGCGTCCCGTTTCCTGGAGTTCACCACGGAGCATGTCTTCGCGCGCTATCTGGGGGAGCGTCCGCCGAGCGACGCGCAGGCGGCCGAGGCGGCCTCGCTCGTCCGGCGGCTGCGGCCGCTCGCCCAGCAGGCGGTGGACGCCGAACTGGCCCGTGCGATGCGGCACTTCGCGACCCGTCATCTGAGCCGCCAGCTCACGGCCGGTCCGGTGCCGATGGAGCCGGGAGGAGCACGTCCGGTGGAGGTGCCCGCCGGGACAATGCAGGCCGTGGAGCGTCTGGTTGGCGTGGAGCACGCGGCGGAGTTCGTGACGGCGGCCACCGAACGGGAGCTACAGACACGCACGTTGGACCGCCTGACGACAAACAGCCCTCTTGCCACAGGTGTTGACGAAACCCCCTGA
- a CDS encoding SDR family oxidoreductase produces the protein MSLVGARERRVRTGKIELCVAELGDASQPTVVLVHGYPDSKEVWSEVAARLADRFHVVLYDVRGHGRSSAPRPLRGGFTLEKLTDDFLAVIDAVSPGEPVHLVGHDWGSVQSWEFVTIARTEGRIASFTSMSGPSLDHFGHWIKRRMRRPTPRRIGQLLGQGAKSWYVYMLHTPVLPELAWRGPLGRRWPKILQRLEKVPAGDYPTASLPSDAAHGAWLYRDNVRSRLGRPREDAYAHAPVQLITPLGDAFLSERLYDELEKWAPDSVRRTLSAKHWVPRTRPDQLAAWIAEFVTANEGRGAGVPAPEPAASGTYADRFGGQLVLVTGAGSGIGRATAFAFAEAGARLVAVDRDAEAAVRTAEMAQLIGSPAAWAEIADVGDEQAMEKLAERVAAEYGVVDVLVNNAGVGLSGSFLDTTADDWRTVLDVNLWGVIHGCRLFGKQMAERGQGGHIVNIASAAAYQPSKALPAYSTSKAAVLMLSECLRAELAGKDIGVSAVCPGFVNTNITATARFAGVDAAEEKRRQKKSARLYGLRNYPPEKVADAILRAVVRDEAVVPVTPEARGARLLHRFAPGVLRAIARVEPRL, from the coding sequence GTGAGTCTCGTGGGAGCGCGCGAGCGCCGGGTGCGGACAGGCAAGATCGAGCTGTGCGTCGCCGAGCTGGGCGACGCGAGTCAGCCGACCGTGGTGCTCGTGCACGGCTATCCGGACTCCAAGGAGGTGTGGTCCGAGGTCGCCGCGCGGCTCGCCGACCGCTTCCATGTCGTGCTGTACGACGTACGGGGGCACGGCCGGTCGAGCGCGCCGCGGCCGCTGCGCGGCGGGTTCACGCTGGAGAAGCTGACCGACGACTTCCTCGCGGTGATCGACGCGGTCAGCCCCGGTGAGCCGGTGCACCTCGTGGGCCACGACTGGGGTTCGGTGCAGTCCTGGGAGTTCGTCACGATCGCCCGCACGGAGGGCCGGATCGCGTCCTTCACCTCGATGTCCGGTCCGTCCCTGGACCACTTCGGCCACTGGATCAAGCGGCGGATGCGGCGGCCCACCCCGCGCAGGATCGGCCAGCTCCTCGGGCAGGGCGCCAAGTCCTGGTACGTGTACATGCTGCACACGCCGGTGCTACCCGAGCTGGCCTGGCGCGGCCCCCTGGGCAGGCGGTGGCCGAAGATCCTCCAGCGGCTGGAGAAGGTGCCCGCGGGCGACTACCCGACCGCGTCGCTGCCCTCCGACGCGGCGCACGGGGCGTGGCTCTACCGCGACAACGTACGGTCCCGCCTCGGCCGGCCCCGCGAGGACGCGTACGCCCACGCGCCCGTGCAGCTCATCACGCCCCTCGGCGACGCCTTCCTCTCCGAGCGGCTGTACGACGAGCTGGAGAAGTGGGCCCCCGACTCCGTGCGCCGCACGCTGAGCGCCAAACACTGGGTCCCGCGGACCCGTCCCGACCAACTGGCCGCCTGGATAGCCGAGTTCGTGACCGCCAACGAGGGCCGCGGGGCCGGTGTGCCCGCGCCCGAGCCGGCCGCCTCCGGAACGTACGCGGACCGGTTCGGGGGGCAGCTCGTGCTCGTCACCGGCGCCGGCAGCGGCATCGGGCGGGCCACCGCCTTCGCGTTCGCCGAGGCCGGCGCGCGGCTGGTGGCCGTCGACCGGGACGCCGAGGCCGCCGTCCGCACGGCGGAGATGGCGCAGCTGATCGGCTCACCTGCGGCCTGGGCCGAGATCGCCGACGTCGGCGACGAGCAGGCCATGGAGAAGCTCGCCGAGAGGGTCGCCGCCGAGTACGGCGTCGTGGACGTCCTGGTGAACAACGCCGGCGTCGGGCTCTCCGGCTCCTTCCTCGACACCACGGCGGACGACTGGAGGACGGTCCTCGACGTCAATCTGTGGGGCGTGATCCACGGCTGCCGGCTCTTCGGGAAGCAGATGGCCGAGCGAGGTCAGGGCGGACACATCGTCAACATCGCCTCGGCGGCCGCGTATCAGCCCTCAAAGGCACTGCCCGCCTACAGCACCTCCAAGGCGGCCGTGCTGATGCTGAGCGAGTGTCTGCGCGCGGAGCTGGCCGGGAAGGACATCGGCGTCTCGGCGGTCTGCCCCGGCTTCGTCAACACCAACATCACCGCGACCGCGCGTTTCGCCGGGGTCGACGCGGCCGAGGAGAAGCGGCGCCAGAAGAAGTCGGCGCGGCTCTACGGCCTGCGCAACTACCCGCCGGAGAAGGTCGCCGACGCGATCCTGCGCGCGGTCGTCCGCGACGAGGCGGTGGTCCCGGTGACCCCGGAGGCGCGCGGAGCCCGTCTCCTGCACCGGTTCGCGCCCGGGGTGCTGCGCGCGATCGCCCGTGTGGAGCCACGTCTGTGA
- a CDS encoding Cof-type HAD-IIB family hydrolase, whose translation MRENEHVTSATRRPETPASTVPPRLIATDLDGTLLRDDKSVSDRTIAALAAAEQAGIEVFFVTGRPARWMDVVSDHVHGHGLAICGNGAAVVDLHGGPGAHRFVKIRELTPDTALDVIRILRSAAPGTVCAVERTFGLHLEPGYPLMHMEPPEIVLPAEKLLAEDALDADQPVLKVLAFHPDMDPDEFLAVARPAIGDRANVTRSSPSALLEISGPGISKASTLALCCAERGIAPEEVVAFGDMPNDVEMLTWAGRSYAMGNAHPAVIAAASGRTVANNEDGVAVVIEQILADRS comes from the coding sequence ATGCGGGAGAATGAGCACGTGACCTCAGCGACTCGCCGGCCCGAGACCCCGGCCTCCACCGTCCCGCCCCGGCTGATCGCCACGGACCTCGACGGCACCTTGTTGCGCGACGACAAATCGGTGTCCGACCGCACGATCGCCGCCCTCGCCGCCGCCGAACAGGCCGGCATCGAGGTCTTCTTCGTCACCGGCCGCCCGGCCCGCTGGATGGACGTCGTCAGCGACCACGTCCACGGGCACGGCCTGGCCATCTGCGGCAACGGCGCCGCCGTGGTCGACCTGCACGGCGGCCCCGGCGCCCACCGCTTCGTCAAGATCCGCGAACTGACCCCCGACACCGCCCTGGACGTCATCCGGATCCTGCGTTCCGCGGCGCCCGGCACGGTCTGCGCCGTCGAGCGGACGTTCGGCCTCCATCTCGAACCGGGCTACCCCCTGATGCACATGGAGCCCCCGGAGATCGTCCTTCCCGCCGAGAAGCTCCTCGCCGAGGACGCGCTGGACGCCGATCAGCCCGTCCTGAAGGTGCTCGCGTTCCACCCGGACATGGACCCGGACGAGTTCCTCGCCGTCGCCCGCCCCGCCATCGGCGACCGGGCCAACGTGACCCGGTCGAGCCCCAGCGCCCTGCTGGAGATCAGCGGCCCGGGCATCTCCAAGGCCAGCACGCTCGCGCTGTGCTGCGCCGAGCGCGGTATCGCGCCGGAGGAGGTCGTCGCCTTCGGTGACATGCCGAACGACGTCGAGATGCTCACCTGGGCCGGCCGGTCGTACGCGATGGGCAACGCCCACCCGGCCGTGATCGCCGCCGCCTCCGGGCGCACGGTCGCGAACAACGAGGACGGTGTGGCGGTCGTGATCGAACAGATCCTGGCGGACCGCTCGTAG
- a CDS encoding RNA 2'-phosphotransferase, translated as MDEKRTVKVSKYLSKHLRHQPERIGLTLGEGGWVEIDTLISAAVAHGFRFTRAELDHVVASNDKRRFAVEGTLIRASQGHSVEVDLGLPPATPPAYLYHGTVARSLDAIRAEGLRPMNRHDVHLSADRETATRVGARRGRPLVLSVDAAAMHRDGHVFRVSANGVWLTQAVPPRYLRFPAAH; from the coding sequence ATGGATGAAAAGCGCACCGTGAAGGTGTCGAAGTACCTCTCGAAGCATCTGCGGCACCAGCCCGAGCGGATCGGTCTCACCCTCGGCGAGGGCGGCTGGGTCGAGATCGACACGCTGATCTCCGCGGCCGTCGCGCACGGCTTCCGGTTCACCCGCGCAGAGCTCGACCATGTGGTGGCCAGCAACGACAAGCGGCGCTTCGCCGTCGAGGGAACCTTGATCCGGGCCAGCCAGGGCCACTCCGTCGAGGTCGACCTCGGACTGCCCCCGGCGACCCCGCCGGCGTACCTCTACCACGGGACCGTGGCCCGCAGCCTGGACGCGATCCGCGCCGAGGGCCTGCGGCCCATGAACCGGCACGACGTACACCTCTCGGCGGACCGCGAGACGGCCACCCGCGTCGGCGCCCGCCGAGGCCGCCCGCTCGTCCTGTCCGTGGACGCCGCCGCCATGCACCGGGACGGCCATGTCTTCCGGGTCAGCGCCAACGGCGTCTGGCTCACCCAGGCCGTACCCCCGCGCTACCTGCGGTTTCCCGCGGCTCACTGA